A window from Peromyscus eremicus chromosome 1, PerEre_H2_v1, whole genome shotgun sequence encodes these proteins:
- the LOC131902475 gene encoding cytochrome P450 2A8-like produces the protein MLASGMLLVAVLTCLSIMIIMSVWRQRRLLGKMPPGPTPLPFIGNFLELDTEKFRDSLLKIREQYGPVFTIYLGSRPAVILWGYDAVKEALIDQAEEFSGRGQQAFLDWFFKGYGVLLSSGERSKQLRRFSISTLRDFGFGKRGIEERIIEEAGFLIQAFRDTNGANIDPTFYMSRTVSNVISSIVFGDRFEYDNKEFLSLLGMMMRSFQFTATSTGQLFEMFYSVMKHLPGPQQRAYKEIQGLEDFIARKVEQNQRTLDPNSPRDFIDSFLICMQEKKNPQTQFHMRNLLTTTLNLFFGGTETVSTTMRYGFLLLMKNPHVAAKMHEEIDQVIGRNRPPKYEDHLKMPYTEAVIHEIQRFVDVIPLGVPRSTTKDTKFRDFLIPKGTDVLPILSSVLKDPQFFSNPNDFDPQHFLDDKGQFKKNNAFVPFSIGKRYCFGENLAKMELFIFFTTIMQNFHFKSPQAPQDIDVSPQCVGFGTIPRRFTMSFLPR, from the exons ATGCTAGCCTCAGGGATGCTCCTGGTGGCTGTGCTGACCTGCCTCAGCATCATGATCATAATGTCTGTGTGGAGGCAGAGGAGACTGTTGGGGAAGATGCCTCCAGGACCCACCCCATTGCCCTTCATTGGGAACTTCCTGGAACTGGACACAGAGAAGTTTCGTGACTCTCTTTTAAAG ATCAGGGAGCAGTATGGTCCTGTGTTCACTATCTACCTGGGGTCTCGTCCTGCTGTGATACTGTGGGGGTATGACGCAGTGAAGGAGGCTCTGATTGACCAGGCTGAGGAATTCAGTGGCCGCGGACAGCAAGCTTTCCTGGACTGGTTCTTCAAAGGCTATG GCGTGCTGTTGAGCTCCGGGGAGCGGTCCAAGCAACTCAGGCGCTTCTCCATCTCCACACTGAGGGACTTCGGCTTTGGCAAGCGTGGCATCGAGGAGAGGATCATAGAGGAGGCGGGCTTTCTCATACAGGCCTTTCGGGACACAAATG GTGCTAACATAGATCCCACCTTCTACATGAGCCGGACCGTCTCTAATGTCATCAGTTCCATTGTGTTTGGGGACCGCTTTGAGTACGACAACAAAGAATTCCTGTCACTGTTGGGCATGATGATGCGGAGTTTCCAGTTCACAGCTACTTCAACTGGACAG CTCTTTGAGATGTTCTATTCAGTGATGAAGCACCTGCCAGGACCCCAGCAGCGGGCCTACAAGGAGATACAGGGTCTGGAGGACTTCATAGCCAGGAAGGTGGAACAGAACCAGCGCACCTTGGATCCCAATTCCCCCCGGGACTTCATCGACTCCTTTCTCATCTGCATGCAGGAG AAGAAGAACCCCCAAACTCAGTTTCACATGAGAAACCTGTTGACGACCACACTGAACCTTTTCTTCGGGGGCACAGAGACTGTCAGCACAACCATGCGTTATGGCTTCCTGCTGCTCATGAAGAACCCTCATGTTGCAG CTAAGATGCATGAGGAAATTGACCAGGTGATTGGCAGGAACCGGCCGCCCAAGTACGAGGACCATTTGAAGATGCCCTACACTGAGGCTGTGATCCACGAGATCCAGAGATTTGTAGATGTAATTCCTTTAGGTGTACCTCGTAGCACCACCAAGGACACCAAGTTTCGGGACTTCCTCATCCCCAAG GGCACGGATGTTTTGCCCATACTGAGTTCTGTGCTGAAGGACCCCCAGTTCTTCTCCAATCCCAACGACTTTGACCCCCAGCACTTTCTGGATGACAAGGGGCAGTTTAAGAAGAACAATGCTTTTGTGCCCTTTTCCATTG GAAAGCGATACTGTTTTGGAGAAAACCTGGCTAAGATGGAGCTCTTCATCTTCTTCACAACCATTATGCAGAACTTCCACTTCAAGTCTCCACAGGCACCCCAAGACATAGACGTGTCCCCACAATGTGTCGGCTTTGGCACAATCCCTCGAAGATTCACCATGAGCTTCCTGCCTCGCTGA